A portion of the Stella humosa genome contains these proteins:
- the urtD gene encoding urea ABC transporter ATP-binding protein UrtD: protein MNATVETTAILYVDGVSVSFDGFRALNGLSLFIEPGEMRAIIGPNGAGKTTMMDVVTGKTKPDTGTVLFGGRHDLSRMDEASIADLGIGRKFQRPTVFEMHTVWDNLVLAVKQRRGVFTTLFARLTGAERDRLDEILAITRLTELRDRSAGTLSHGQKQWLEIGMLLAQEPALLLVDEPVAGMTDAETEQTAELLRDINRTRSVVVVEHDMSFVRALGVRVTVLHEGSVLAEGSLDAVSANERVVEVYLGR from the coding sequence ATGAACGCCACCGTAGAAACCACGGCCATCCTCTATGTCGACGGCGTCTCGGTGTCGTTCGATGGCTTCCGGGCGCTGAACGGCCTGTCGCTCTTCATCGAGCCGGGCGAGATGCGGGCGATCATCGGACCCAACGGGGCGGGCAAGACGACGATGATGGACGTCGTCACCGGCAAGACCAAGCCCGACACGGGCACGGTCCTGTTCGGCGGCCGGCACGACCTGTCGCGCATGGACGAGGCGTCGATCGCCGACCTCGGCATCGGCCGCAAGTTCCAGCGCCCGACCGTGTTCGAGATGCACACGGTGTGGGACAATCTGGTGCTGGCCGTGAAGCAGCGGCGCGGCGTCTTCACCACGCTCTTTGCCCGTCTCACCGGGGCCGAGCGCGACCGGCTGGACGAGATCCTGGCGATCACCCGACTGACCGAGCTGCGCGACCGGTCGGCCGGCACCCTGTCGCACGGGCAGAAGCAGTGGCTGGAGATCGGCATGTTGCTGGCGCAGGAGCCGGCCCTGCTGCTGGTCGACGAGCCGGTGGCCGGGATGACGGATGCCGAGACCGAGCAGACGGCCGAGCTGCTGCGCGACATCAACCGCACCCGCTCGGTCGTCGTCGTCGAGCACGACATGAGCTTCGTGCGGGCGCTGGGCGTGCGCGTCACCGTGCTGCACGAGGGCTCGGTCCTGGCCGAGGGGTCGCTTGATGCCGTCAGCGCCAACGAGCGCGTCGTCGAAGTCTATCTGGGACGCTAG
- the urtC gene encoding urea ABC transporter permease subunit UrtC: MLTRHLLAGWPGIVFLALLAAAAILVPLANLTMPVSSPWHVPTHVVVLVGKWLCYALLAIALDLVWGYCGILSLGHGAFFALGGYAMGMYLMRQIGTRGVYGHPTLPDFMVFLNWKELPWYWWGFDQFWFAAIMVVAVPGLLAFVFGWLAFRSRVTGVYLSIITQALTFALMLAFFRNDMGFGGNNGLTDFREILGFGVRERGTRAALFAATCVALAGGFLIARFIVTSRFGLVLVAVRDAESRTRFLGYRVHQYKLFVFVVSAMMAGVAGALYVPQVGIINPGEYAPTNSIEAVIWVAVGGRGTLVGAALGAVVVNAFKTWMTGAMPEVWLFALGALFVVVTLFLPKGILGTIRAIRWRKPAPPPATAPVTAEQGP, encoded by the coding sequence ATGCTGACGCGACACCTGCTCGCCGGCTGGCCCGGCATCGTCTTCCTGGCCCTGCTGGCGGCCGCCGCCATCCTGGTGCCGCTCGCCAACCTGACCATGCCGGTCAGCTCGCCCTGGCACGTGCCGACCCATGTCGTGGTGCTGGTGGGCAAGTGGCTGTGCTACGCGCTGCTGGCCATCGCGCTCGACCTGGTGTGGGGCTATTGCGGCATCCTCTCGCTCGGCCACGGCGCCTTCTTCGCGCTGGGCGGCTATGCGATGGGCATGTACCTGATGCGCCAGATCGGCACGCGCGGGGTCTATGGCCACCCGACGCTGCCGGACTTCATGGTGTTCCTCAACTGGAAGGAGCTGCCCTGGTACTGGTGGGGCTTCGACCAGTTCTGGTTCGCGGCCATCATGGTGGTGGCGGTTCCGGGGCTGCTGGCCTTCGTCTTCGGTTGGCTCGCCTTCCGCTCGCGGGTGACGGGGGTCTATCTCTCGATCATCACCCAGGCGCTCACCTTCGCGCTGATGCTGGCCTTCTTCCGCAACGACATGGGCTTCGGCGGCAACAACGGGCTGACCGACTTCCGCGAGATCCTGGGCTTCGGCGTGCGCGAACGCGGGACGCGGGCAGCGCTCTTCGCCGCCACCTGCGTGGCGCTGGCGGGCGGCTTCCTGATAGCCCGCTTCATCGTCACCTCGCGCTTCGGGCTGGTGCTGGTGGCGGTCCGCGACGCCGAGAGCCGGACGCGGTTCCTGGGCTATCGCGTTCACCAGTACAAGCTGTTCGTCTTCGTCGTCTCGGCGATGATGGCGGGCGTGGCGGGCGCCCTCTACGTGCCGCAGGTCGGCATCATCAACCCCGGCGAGTACGCCCCCACCAACTCGATCGAGGCGGTGATCTGGGTGGCGGTCGGCGGGCGCGGCACGCTGGTGGGGGCGGCACTGGGTGCGGTCGTCGTCAACGCCTTCAAGACCTGGATGACGGGGGCGATGCCGGAGGTGTGGCTGTTCGCGCTGGGTGCCCTCTTCGTGGTCGTCACGCTCTTCCTGCCCAAGGGCATCCTCGGCACCATCCGGGCGATCCGCTGGCGCAAGCCGGCACCGCCGCCGGCAACCGCACCCGTCACGGCGGAGCAGGGCCCATGA
- the urtB gene encoding urea ABC transporter permease subunit UrtB: MLSFFRAILLALAVALGALPAAAQDMAAPLAALVGDDYQAKGEAIEALAKAGGPRAAAALKALSEGRLFQRRSDKLVVIGQTSSGGALTDAATGAAAGSAGDRELDAANLNNRLRRQLSGLLGSLTLSVGTPAERKAAAESLFKQRDAAGLAALTTALAQEKDAGVRRAMEIARAAIVLASDAPEAERVAAAATVGTRTDREALGLLLSVANGAPPAVAEAARTNAAAIQRHLAMLDYAQNLYYGLSLGAVLLLAAVGLAVTFGVMGVINMAHGEMVMLGAYTTFVVQEICRTAAPQLLDYALFIALPAAFLVTAAAGAILERSVIRWLYGRPLETLLATWGLSLMIQQAVRSIFGPTNREVSNPSWMSGAVDFYGLTLTWSRLWIIVFAIMVFVLLLVVLRRTAFGLQMRAVTQNRPMASSMGIRTHRVDMLTFALGSGVAGIAGVALSQIDNVSPNLGQSYIIDSFMVVVFGGVGNLWGTLAGALTLGVANKLLEPVAGAVLGKIIILVLIILFIQRRPRGLFALRGRAVEA, translated from the coding sequence ATGCTCTCGTTCTTCCGCGCCATCTTGCTGGCGCTGGCCGTGGCGCTCGGTGCCCTGCCCGCAGCCGCCCAGGACATGGCCGCCCCGCTGGCAGCCCTCGTCGGCGACGACTACCAGGCCAAGGGCGAGGCGATCGAGGCGCTCGCCAAGGCCGGCGGGCCGCGCGCGGCGGCCGCCCTCAAGGCCCTGTCCGAGGGTCGCCTGTTCCAGCGCCGATCCGACAAGCTGGTGGTGATCGGCCAGACCAGTTCCGGTGGCGCGCTTACCGATGCCGCGACGGGTGCCGCCGCCGGTTCTGCCGGCGACCGCGAGCTCGATGCCGCCAACCTGAACAACCGCCTGCGTCGCCAGCTATCCGGCCTGCTCGGCAGCCTGACGCTCAGCGTCGGCACGCCGGCCGAGCGCAAGGCAGCCGCGGAATCGCTCTTCAAGCAGCGCGACGCCGCCGGCCTGGCCGCGCTGACGACGGCACTCGCCCAGGAGAAGGACGCCGGCGTACGCCGCGCGATGGAGATCGCGCGCGCCGCCATCGTGCTGGCTTCCGACGCGCCCGAGGCCGAGCGCGTGGCGGCGGCCGCCACCGTCGGCACCCGCACCGACCGCGAGGCGCTGGGCCTGCTGCTGTCCGTCGCCAACGGCGCGCCACCGGCCGTGGCCGAGGCCGCGCGCACCAATGCCGCCGCCATCCAGCGCCACCTGGCGATGCTGGACTATGCCCAGAACCTCTATTACGGGCTGTCGTTGGGGGCCGTACTGTTGCTGGCCGCCGTTGGTCTCGCCGTTACCTTCGGCGTCATGGGCGTCATCAACATGGCCCATGGCGAGATGGTCATGCTGGGCGCCTACACCACCTTCGTGGTGCAGGAGATCTGCCGCACGGCCGCCCCGCAGCTCCTCGACTATGCCCTCTTCATCGCCCTGCCGGCGGCCTTCCTGGTGACGGCGGCCGCTGGCGCCATCCTGGAACGCTCGGTCATCCGCTGGCTCTACGGCCGGCCGCTGGAGACGCTGCTGGCGACCTGGGGCCTCAGCCTGATGATCCAGCAGGCGGTGCGCAGCATCTTCGGCCCGACCAACCGCGAGGTCAGCAACCCGAGCTGGATGTCGGGCGCGGTCGATTTCTACGGCCTGACGCTGACCTGGTCGCGGCTGTGGATCATCGTCTTCGCCATCATGGTCTTCGTGCTGCTGCTCGTGGTGCTGCGCCGCACGGCCTTCGGGCTGCAGATGCGGGCGGTCACGCAGAACCGGCCGATGGCCAGTTCCATGGGCATCCGCACACACCGGGTCGACATGCTGACCTTTGCGCTCGGCTCCGGCGTGGCCGGCATCGCCGGCGTCGCCCTGTCGCAGATCGACAATGTCAGTCCCAACCTCGGCCAGTCCTACATCATCGATTCCTTCATGGTCGTGGTGTTCGGCGGGGTCGGCAACCTGTGGGGCACGCTGGCGGGGGCGCTGACGCTGGGGGTCGCCAACAAGCTGCTGGAACCGGTGGCGGGCGCGGTGCTGGGCAAGATCATCATCCTCGTCCTCATCATCCTCTTCATCCAGCGCCGGCCACGCGGGCTGTTCGCGCTGCGCGGCCGCGCGGTGGAGGCGTGA
- the urtA gene encoding urea ABC transporter substrate-binding protein encodes MGTRTAMKIGTASIIAGATMAVAALATPALAQDTIKVGVLHSLSGTMAISETTLKDVMLMLVEEQNKKGGLLGKKLEAVVVDPASNWPLFAEKARELISQQKVSVVFGCWTSVSRKSVLPVFEELNSLLFYPVQYEGEESSRNVFYTGAAPNQQAIPAVDYLMNDEKVVRWVLAGTDYVYPRTTNKILESYLKSKGVKSEDIMINYTPFGHSDWQSIVAEVKKFGSAGKKTAVVSTINGDANVPFYKELGNQGVKATDIPVVAFSVGEEELAGIDTKPLLGHLAAWNYFMSVKTPENDAFIKQWQTFIKNPKRVTNDPMEAHYIGFQMWVQAVQQAGTTDVNAVRQAMYGQKAKNLTGGVSVMGVNHHISKPVLIGEIKADGQFNTVWKTSGLVAGAAWSPYIPESAKLTADWTYPWVCGGCEKPKF; translated from the coding sequence TTGGGGACGAGGACAGCCATGAAGATAGGCACTGCAAGCATCATTGCCGGCGCCACGATGGCCGTGGCCGCACTGGCCACTCCGGCACTGGCACAGGACACCATCAAGGTCGGCGTACTGCATTCGCTCTCGGGCACCATGGCGATCAGCGAGACGACGCTGAAGGACGTCATGCTGATGCTGGTCGAGGAGCAGAACAAGAAGGGCGGACTGCTGGGCAAGAAGCTGGAGGCGGTCGTCGTCGACCCCGCGTCCAACTGGCCGCTGTTCGCCGAGAAGGCGCGCGAGCTGATCAGCCAGCAGAAGGTCTCGGTCGTGTTCGGCTGCTGGACCTCGGTCAGCCGCAAGTCCGTGCTGCCGGTGTTCGAGGAGCTGAACAGCCTGCTCTTCTATCCGGTGCAGTACGAGGGCGAGGAATCCTCGCGCAACGTGTTCTACACGGGCGCCGCCCCGAACCAGCAGGCGATCCCGGCCGTCGACTACCTGATGAACGACGAGAAGGTCGTCCGCTGGGTGCTGGCCGGCACCGACTACGTTTATCCGCGCACGACCAACAAGATCCTCGAATCCTACCTGAAGTCCAAGGGCGTGAAGTCCGAGGACATCATGATCAACTACACGCCGTTCGGTCATTCCGACTGGCAATCGATCGTGGCCGAGGTGAAGAAGTTCGGCTCCGCCGGCAAGAAGACCGCCGTCGTCTCCACCATCAACGGCGACGCCAACGTTCCCTTCTACAAGGAACTGGGCAACCAGGGCGTGAAGGCGACCGATATCCCGGTCGTGGCCTTCTCGGTCGGCGAGGAAGAGCTGGCCGGCATCGACACCAAGCCGCTGCTCGGCCATCTGGCCGCGTGGAACTATTTCATGAGCGTGAAGACGCCTGAGAACGACGCCTTCATCAAGCAGTGGCAGACCTTCATCAAGAACCCCAAGCGCGTCACCAACGACCCGATGGAGGCCCACTACATCGGCTTCCAGATGTGGGTGCAGGCGGTCCAGCAGGCCGGCACGACCGACGTGAACGCGGTGCGCCAGGCGATGTACGGCCAGAAGGCGAAGAACCTGACCGGCGGCGTCTCGGTGATGGGTGTCAACCACCACATCTCCAAGCCGGTGCTGATCGGCGAGATCAAGGCCGACGGGCAGTTCAACACGGTGTGGAAGACGAGCGGCCTGGTCGCCGGTGCGGCCTGGTCCCCCTACATCCCCGAGTCCGCCAAGCTGACGGCCGACTGGACCTATCCGTGGGTCTGCGGCGGCTGCGAGAAGCCCAAGTTCTGA
- a CDS encoding c-type cytochrome yields MREFRPLAAALLAAAAIAAAFPATAQDNRLARGKYLASIMDCGGCHTPGVFMGKPDMTRPLGGESVGFEIPGLGIFYPPNLTPDRETGLGKWTEADIIKAVRTGVRPDGRELAPIMPWRAYAALTDNDARALAAYLKSLKPVANAAPAMVGAGQPAKAPYFSVIVPK; encoded by the coding sequence ATGCGTGAATTCCGCCCGTTGGCCGCCGCCCTGCTGGCAGCGGCCGCCATTGCAGCCGCCTTTCCCGCCACCGCCCAGGACAACCGCCTGGCGCGGGGCAAGTACCTGGCGTCGATCATGGATTGCGGCGGCTGCCACACGCCGGGCGTGTTCATGGGCAAGCCGGACATGACGCGTCCGCTGGGCGGCGAGTCGGTCGGGTTCGAGATTCCGGGGCTGGGCATCTTCTACCCGCCGAACCTGACGCCGGACCGAGAGACGGGCCTCGGCAAATGGACGGAGGCCGACATCATCAAGGCGGTGCGGACCGGTGTGCGGCCGGACGGTCGGGAACTGGCGCCGATCATGCCGTGGCGCGCCTATGCAGCCCTGACCGACAACGATGCCCGGGCGCTGGCCGCCTACCTGAAGAGCCTGAAGCCGGTGGCCAATGCCGCCCCGGCGATGGTCGGCGCCGGCCAGCCGGCCAAGGCGCCCTATTTCTCGGTCATCGTGCCGAAATAG
- a CDS encoding ABC transporter substrate-binding protein, with translation MKRIWAAAALAAALGLALPASAQDHVKIGVLNDQTGLYAEFGGMGSVEATKMAIEDFGGKALGKPIEILAVDHQNKPDIAAATARKWYDADGVTAIADLTNSAVALAVQAIAKERGKIALFSGPATTRLTNEDCSPTGFHWVFDTYSQAYGTARAVLAEKGDTWFLLVANYAFGHQMAKDLETIVTTGGGKVLGNVRHPISNADFSSFLLQAQASKAKIVGLANAGADTITSVKQAAEFGIVEGGQKLVGLVIVLSDIHALGLNASKGLLTTTAFYHDRDDASRAWSKRYFARTQKMPGMIQAGVYSSVLHYLRAVEAAGTTDGAKVAAKMRETPVDDFFAPKAKIRADGRLANDMYLVEVKAPGESKAAWDYLKVLRTIPAAEVTIPLAESQCSLVKK, from the coding sequence ATGAAACGCATTTGGGCGGCGGCGGCACTTGCAGCCGCGCTCGGCCTGGCGCTGCCCGCGTCGGCGCAGGACCATGTGAAGATCGGCGTGCTCAACGACCAGACCGGCCTCTATGCCGAGTTCGGCGGCATGGGCTCGGTCGAGGCGACCAAGATGGCGATCGAGGATTTCGGCGGCAAGGCGCTGGGCAAGCCGATCGAGATCCTGGCGGTCGACCACCAGAACAAGCCCGACATCGCGGCCGCCACGGCGCGCAAGTGGTACGACGCCGACGGCGTCACGGCGATCGCCGACCTGACCAACTCGGCCGTCGCCCTGGCCGTCCAGGCGATCGCCAAGGAGCGCGGCAAGATCGCGCTCTTCTCCGGCCCGGCGACGACCCGGCTGACCAACGAGGACTGCTCGCCGACCGGCTTCCACTGGGTGTTCGATACCTATTCCCAGGCCTACGGCACCGCGCGCGCGGTGCTGGCCGAGAAGGGCGACACCTGGTTCCTGCTGGTCGCCAACTATGCCTTTGGCCACCAGATGGCCAAGGACCTGGAGACGATCGTCACCACGGGCGGCGGCAAGGTGCTGGGCAATGTCCGCCACCCGATCAGCAATGCCGACTTCTCGTCCTTCCTGCTGCAGGCCCAGGCCTCCAAGGCCAAGATCGTGGGCCTGGCCAATGCCGGCGCCGACACCATCACATCGGTGAAGCAGGCGGCCGAGTTCGGCATCGTCGAGGGCGGGCAGAAGCTGGTCGGCCTCGTCATCGTGCTGAGCGATATCCATGCGCTGGGCCTGAACGCGTCCAAGGGCCTGCTGACGACGACGGCCTTCTATCATGACCGCGACGACGCCAGCCGGGCCTGGTCGAAGCGCTACTTCGCGCGCACCCAGAAGATGCCGGGCATGATCCAGGCCGGCGTCTATTCCTCGGTCCTGCACTACCTGCGTGCGGTCGAGGCGGCGGGCACCACGGACGGCGCCAAGGTCGCGGCCAAGATGCGCGAGACGCCGGTCGACGACTTCTTCGCGCCCAAGGCCAAGATCCGCGCCGACGGCCGGCTGGCCAACGACATGTACCTGGTCGAGGTGAAGGCCCCCGGCGAGTCCAAGGCAGCGTGGGACTATCTCAAGGTCCTGCGCACGATCCCGGCGGCCGAGGTGACGATCCCGCTGGCCGAAAGCCAGTGCTCGCTGGTGAAGAAGTAG
- a CDS encoding alpha/beta hydrolase — protein sequence MKHMLRAGLLLLALAGPAAAQTETVVEVESRGQQVRALLLMPAGAPVGSVILLAGGHGKLDIGSDGQIGWGRGNQLVRTRAAYARAGFATLVPDIALDLKTAGGVVQGYRSAAPHGRDLGALVQRMRQVKAPVVVVATSRGAPSAGAMLRHASAGAVPDALVMTAAMLVPTGDNQPNFQNAIGGDPTRASLPLLVVGHRKDACRYTLPATIDQFRAWHGGKVDVILLDGPDGSGDPCEAQSAHGFIGLDGAVVAAVTGWIGRLPSR from the coding sequence ATGAAGCACATGTTGCGCGCCGGGCTGTTGCTCCTGGCGCTGGCCGGCCCGGCAGCCGCCCAGACCGAGACCGTGGTCGAGGTCGAATCGCGCGGGCAGCAGGTCCGCGCCCTGCTGCTGATGCCGGCGGGCGCACCGGTCGGCTCGGTCATCCTGCTGGCCGGCGGGCACGGCAAGCTCGACATCGGCAGCGACGGCCAGATCGGCTGGGGCCGCGGCAACCAACTGGTCCGCACGCGGGCGGCCTATGCCAGGGCCGGCTTCGCCACGCTCGTGCCCGACATCGCGCTCGACCTCAAGACCGCAGGCGGGGTGGTGCAGGGGTATCGCTCGGCCGCCCCGCATGGGCGGGACCTGGGGGCGCTCGTGCAGCGCATGCGGCAGGTGAAGGCGCCGGTCGTGGTCGTCGCCACCAGCCGCGGCGCGCCCTCGGCCGGCGCCATGCTGCGCCACGCCAGCGCAGGAGCGGTCCCTGATGCCTTGGTGATGACGGCTGCCATGCTGGTACCGACCGGCGACAACCAGCCCAACTTCCAGAACGCCATCGGCGGCGATCCGACCCGTGCCAGCCTGCCGCTGCTGGTCGTCGGCCACCGCAAGGATGCCTGCCGCTACACCCTGCCTGCCACCATCGACCAGTTCCGCGCGTGGCATGGCGGCAAGGTCGACGTGATCCTGCTCGACGGGCCCGACGGCAGTGGCGACCCGTGCGAGGCCCAGTCCGCCCACGGCTTCATCGGCCTCGACGGGGCGGTGGTGGCTGCCGTCACCGGCTGGATCGGCCGGCTGCCGTCGCGCTGA